One window of Anas acuta chromosome 23, bAnaAcu1.1, whole genome shotgun sequence genomic DNA carries:
- the ATP5MG gene encoding ATP synthase subunit g, mitochondrial, which produces MAQAAQRLGQRLAARGPQLLSAAVAYSKPRLATFWYYAKVELAPPTPGEIPKAIDSMKGLVRSFQTGRLAQITVKEALRNGLVATEVLMWFYIGEIIGKRGLIGYNV; this is translated from the exons ATGGCGCAGGCGGCGCAGCGCCTCGGGCAGCGCCTGGCGGCCCGCGGCCCGCAGCTCCTCAGCG CTGCCGTGGCGTACTCCAAGCCTCGCCTGGCCACGTTCTGGTACTACGCCAAGGTGGAGCTGGCGCCGCCGACCCCCGGAGAGATCCCCAAGGCCATCGACAGCATGAAGGGGCTGGTCAGGAGCTTCCAGACCGGCCGCCTGGCGCAGATCACCGTCAAG gaagcaCTGAGGAACGGTTTGGTGGCCACAGAGGTGCTGATGTGGTTTTACATTGGTGAGATCATAGGCAAACGGGGCCTGATTGGATACAACGTCTGA